A single window of Kitasatospora sp. HUAS MG31 DNA harbors:
- a CDS encoding glycoside hydrolase family 25 protein, translating into MKLRLRTIAGTVLRPSAAARTASGTSGGPTDRTAGRTPSGGAFRRALGVTAVAASVVSALGAAALGPAAPAGAAGAGPEAYAVRGIDSYHGDHGPKEDQAFDWKAIAGSGQSFVMLKATQGTGFTDGWFARDLAGARSVGLIHTGYHYFTADQDGTAQADHFLDVLHREHFSGTAPGELPPVLDLEQCEKAGHRLQLGQVKAFLQRVRQVTGTDPIVYTRRNIVDECLGGTRELSGHPVWLARYGTTPPQPLPGGTGWDFWQYTDRASVPGTPGRVDASVFHADRAALRRLAHQG; encoded by the coding sequence GTGAAGCTCCGACTCCGCACGATCGCCGGCACCGTGCTCCGGCCGAGCGCAGCCGCTCGTACCGCCTCCGGTACGTCCGGCGGTCCGACCGACCGCACGGCGGGTCGCACGCCCTCCGGCGGCGCGTTCCGCCGGGCGCTCGGGGTGACCGCCGTCGCGGCCTCCGTGGTGTCCGCCCTGGGTGCGGCGGCCCTCGGACCGGCTGCGCCTGCCGGAGCCGCCGGAGCCGGCCCGGAGGCCTACGCGGTACGCGGCATCGACAGCTACCACGGCGACCACGGGCCGAAGGAGGACCAGGCCTTCGACTGGAAGGCGATCGCCGGCAGCGGTCAGTCCTTCGTGATGCTCAAGGCCACCCAGGGCACCGGCTTCACCGACGGCTGGTTCGCCCGGGACCTCGCCGGCGCGCGCTCGGTCGGCCTGATCCACACCGGCTACCACTACTTCACGGCCGATCAGGACGGCACCGCGCAGGCCGACCACTTCCTCGACGTCCTGCACCGCGAACACTTCTCCGGCACCGCGCCCGGCGAGCTCCCGCCCGTCCTGGACCTCGAACAGTGCGAGAAGGCGGGCCACCGGCTCCAGCTCGGGCAGGTGAAGGCCTTCCTCCAGCGGGTCCGGCAGGTCACCGGGACCGACCCGATCGTCTACACCCGCAGGAACATCGTGGACGAGTGCCTCGGCGGCACCAGGGAGCTGAGCGGTCACCCGGTCTGGCTCGCCCGCTACGGCACGACCCCGCCCCAGCCGCTGCCGGGCGGCACCGGGTGGGACTTCTGGCAGTACACCGACCGCGCGTCGGTGCCCGGCACCCCCGGCAGGGTCGACGCCAGCGTCTTCCACGCCGACCGGGCCGCGCTGCGCCGACTCGCCCACCAGGGCTGA
- a CDS encoding helix-turn-helix domain-containing protein codes for MTGPAREPEPDAAGFGAVLRTLRRKAGLSQADLAGRVHYDKSHISKVENGDKPATAEFARACDRALRAGGSLVERATRGQCPYPGLASFQPEDERWFHGRDRARAVLVGLLAERLTDRGGPVLVVGPSGAGKSSLLRAGLVPALRRGGLAGLGPAAAAVLTPTGRPLHALAGLADGPDPVWIVDQAEELFTLCADPGERRAFLDTLCREAGPDGGRLVVLGVRADLYGHCLAHDGLLRAVRRGQLALGPMSAAEVAEAITGPARTARLELEPGLLELMSTDLGLEGAGSGGGYDPGALPLLAHTLRAVWQQRSGRSLTLAGYRAIGGLHGSVAATAERAWARLDDDEARATARRVLLRLVHLGPDGRASRRRVERAALAGTGLPATGDGPPAPQPAPLHPAAPHPAVPHPPVPHPPDDRLLGHVLDSFAADRLLTIDENGVSLSHEALLRAWPRLRGWVEEGRAGLRLHQQLAQDAEHWAAAGREAALLYRGSRLELAGQWAAQPAGEDLLTPVEREFLAAATARAEHERAAERRRVRTLRQLVTGLALLLVSALLAAGFAWQQRDRATTANRTNLTRALLAEAQRNAAQDPYAAMLAAVEARRAARSGAADLRHPAEDAVLSTQSQSLKGRIPGFPWGVNALALSPDGRLVATGDSQGRVALWDAHTTALVAELQGHGLGKPVQDVKFSPDGSVLAAAITREPSRRLVLWRVADRQELPSPVMPPSTTAKTTVAKRLAFSRDGALLAAGSSDDDLPGRVWVWRTDAGAAPPVRTLTGHTGIIQGLGFGPGHLLASAATEGTILVRDLDAPPTGDGQEAPAVFTGQLSDPRSLAFAADGRLLAVGSERGGIRLWRPPAGVPASQAPGATPSGTAVPVSSGTAASTGTAVPVRASEPAPAGPSSAREWSSTDLMPAHLGSVNALALTPDGTTLLSAGADQVTRVWDLPTGRVTAELRGHPTFVLGVAVGGDNRTVVTSAGISSPPGDVLLWDLRRGTDLAPGPDRPRVTAVAAATDRAAVGTADGRIALWDVGGATPRRVAVTPATGRPVTGLAFDRGGRTLASAFEDGTVRLTRAGDGAQSAAVDVGAEPTAVALSPDGTVLAVGTEDGRLLTGAPDGSPLRARPHTAIGPVHALAFLGDGADLAFVCESQTVHLLTVADPSAEARPSGTMKHQDHIRHLAVSPDGRFLATAGNDRLVLVWDVRTGKRLDGAPGAAAGSEGAARTVGVDTVRALAFAPDGRTVADVGRQGLLRRWDLTAAAPVATLTGPGQALNGLAFLPDGRVLVAGDNGAAPLWSLDPDTAAREACTVLRPPVPRRDWLRLAPGSPYRPTCP; via the coding sequence GTGACGGGCCCGGCGCGGGAACCGGAGCCCGACGCCGCCGGCTTCGGCGCGGTGCTGCGCACGCTGCGCCGGAAGGCCGGGTTGTCGCAGGCGGACCTCGCCGGCCGGGTGCACTACGACAAGAGCCACATCAGCAAGGTGGAGAACGGCGACAAGCCGGCGACCGCCGAATTCGCCCGCGCCTGCGACCGTGCCCTGCGGGCCGGCGGCTCGCTGGTCGAACGGGCGACGCGAGGACAGTGCCCCTACCCGGGGCTCGCCTCCTTCCAGCCCGAGGACGAGCGCTGGTTCCACGGCCGCGACCGGGCCCGCGCCGTGCTGGTCGGCCTGCTCGCCGAGCGGCTGACGGACCGCGGCGGACCGGTGCTGGTCGTCGGACCGTCCGGCGCCGGCAAGTCCTCCCTGCTGCGGGCCGGGCTGGTTCCCGCCCTGCGGCGGGGCGGTCTGGCCGGACTCGGCCCCGCCGCGGCGGCCGTCCTCACCCCGACCGGCCGCCCGCTCCACGCGCTGGCCGGCCTCGCCGACGGCCCCGACCCGGTCTGGATCGTCGACCAGGCCGAGGAACTGTTCACCCTCTGCGCCGATCCCGGGGAACGGCGGGCGTTCCTGGACACGCTCTGCCGGGAGGCCGGCCCGGACGGCGGCAGGCTGGTGGTCCTGGGCGTCCGCGCGGACCTCTACGGGCACTGCCTGGCCCACGACGGCCTGCTGCGGGCGGTCCGGCGCGGCCAGTTGGCGCTCGGCCCGATGAGCGCCGCCGAGGTGGCCGAGGCGATCACCGGGCCGGCCCGGACCGCCCGGCTGGAACTCGAACCCGGCCTGCTGGAGCTGATGTCCACCGACCTCGGCCTGGAGGGCGCCGGCTCCGGGGGCGGCTACGACCCGGGCGCCCTGCCCTTGCTCGCCCACACCCTGCGTGCGGTCTGGCAGCAGCGCTCCGGCCGCTCGCTGACACTGGCCGGCTACCGGGCCATCGGCGGACTGCACGGGTCGGTCGCCGCGACGGCCGAGCGGGCCTGGGCCCGGCTGGACGACGACGAGGCGCGCGCCACCGCCCGCCGGGTTCTGCTCCGGCTGGTCCACCTCGGGCCGGACGGCCGGGCCTCACGCCGCCGGGTCGAGCGCGCCGCCCTGGCCGGTACCGGCCTGCCCGCGACCGGCGACGGGCCACCGGCCCCGCAGCCCGCACCTCTGCACCCGGCAGCCCCGCATCCGGCCGTCCCGCACCCGCCTGTCCCGCACCCGCCGGACGACCGCCTGCTCGGCCACGTCCTGGACTCCTTCGCCGCGGACCGGCTGCTGACCATCGACGAGAACGGCGTGAGCCTCTCCCACGAGGCGCTGCTGCGCGCCTGGCCGCGCCTGCGCGGCTGGGTCGAGGAGGGCCGGGCCGGCCTGCGCCTGCACCAGCAGCTGGCCCAGGACGCCGAACACTGGGCGGCGGCGGGCCGCGAGGCCGCGCTGCTCTACCGGGGCAGCCGGCTGGAGCTGGCCGGGCAGTGGGCGGCCCAGCCCGCCGGCGAGGACCTGCTCACGCCGGTCGAGCGGGAGTTCCTGGCAGCCGCCACGGCCCGGGCCGAGCACGAGCGCGCGGCCGAGCGGCGCCGGGTGCGGACGCTGCGTCAGCTGGTCACGGGGCTGGCCCTGCTGCTGGTCTCGGCCCTGCTGGCGGCCGGGTTCGCCTGGCAGCAGCGGGACCGCGCGACCACGGCGAACCGCACCAACCTCACCCGCGCGCTGCTCGCCGAGGCACAGCGCAACGCGGCCCAGGACCCGTACGCGGCGATGCTCGCGGCGGTCGAGGCCCGTCGCGCCGCCCGCTCCGGGGCGGCGGACCTGCGGCATCCGGCCGAGGACGCGGTGCTGAGCACCCAGTCGCAGTCCCTGAAAGGGAGGATCCCGGGCTTCCCCTGGGGCGTCAACGCGCTCGCCCTCAGCCCCGACGGCCGGCTGGTGGCCACCGGCGACTCCCAGGGCCGGGTGGCGCTCTGGGACGCGCACACCACGGCGCTGGTCGCCGAGTTGCAGGGCCACGGCCTGGGAAAGCCCGTCCAGGACGTGAAGTTCAGCCCCGACGGATCCGTGCTCGCCGCCGCGATCACCCGCGAGCCGAGCCGGCGCCTCGTGCTCTGGCGGGTCGCCGACCGGCAGGAACTGCCGTCCCCGGTGATGCCGCCCAGCACCACCGCGAAGACCACGGTGGCCAAGCGGCTGGCCTTCAGCCGGGACGGTGCGCTGCTGGCCGCGGGCAGCAGCGACGACGACCTGCCGGGCCGGGTCTGGGTGTGGCGCACGGACGCCGGTGCGGCGCCGCCCGTCCGGACGCTGACCGGGCACACCGGGATCATCCAGGGACTGGGCTTCGGCCCCGGTCACCTGCTGGCCTCGGCGGCCACCGAGGGCACGATCCTGGTGCGCGACCTCGACGCGCCGCCGACCGGGGACGGCCAGGAGGCGCCGGCGGTGTTCACCGGACAGCTGAGCGACCCGCGCTCGCTGGCCTTCGCGGCGGACGGCCGGCTGCTGGCGGTCGGCAGCGAACGCGGCGGCATCCGGCTCTGGCGCCCGCCGGCCGGCGTCCCCGCGTCGCAAGCGCCCGGCGCCACGCCGTCGGGCACGGCCGTCCCCGTGTCGTCGGGCACCGCCGCGTCGACGGGCACCGCCGTTCCCGTTCGGGCTTCCGAGCCCGCACCCGCAGGACCGTCCTCGGCCCGGGAGTGGTCCTCCACCGACCTGATGCCCGCCCACCTCGGCTCCGTCAACGCCCTGGCCCTCACCCCGGACGGCACCACCCTGCTCTCGGCCGGCGCCGACCAGGTCACCCGGGTCTGGGACCTGCCCACCGGCCGGGTCACGGCGGAGCTCCGCGGCCACCCGACCTTCGTCCTCGGCGTCGCGGTCGGCGGCGACAACCGGACGGTCGTCACCTCCGCCGGCATCAGCTCCCCGCCCGGCGACGTCCTGCTCTGGGACCTGCGCCGCGGCACCGACCTGGCCCCCGGCCCGGACCGCCCCCGGGTGACGGCGGTCGCCGCGGCCACCGACCGGGCGGCGGTGGGCACCGCCGACGGCCGGATCGCCCTCTGGGACGTCGGCGGCGCCACACCGCGCCGGGTCGCGGTCACCCCGGCGACCGGACGACCCGTCACCGGCCTGGCCTTCGACCGCGGCGGCCGTACCCTGGCGTCCGCCTTCGAAGACGGCACCGTCCGGCTCACCCGTGCCGGTGACGGCGCGCAGTCGGCCGCCGTCGACGTGGGCGCCGAGCCGACGGCGGTGGCGCTCAGCCCGGACGGGACGGTCCTCGCGGTGGGGACGGAGGACGGGCGGCTGCTCACCGGCGCCCCCGACGGCTCACCCCTGCGGGCCCGGCCACACACCGCCATCGGCCCGGTGCACGCCCTGGCGTTCCTCGGCGACGGCGCCGACCTGGCCTTCGTGTGCGAGTCACAGACGGTCCACCTGCTCACCGTCGCGGACCCGTCCGCGGAGGCCCGGCCGAGTGGCACGATGAAACACCAGGACCACATCCGCCACCTGGCCGTCAGCCCGGACGGCCGGTTCCTCGCCACGGCCGGCAACGACCGCCTCGTCCTGGTCTGGGACGTCCGCACCGGCAAGCGGCTGGACGGCGCTCCCGGCGCCGCCGCCGGCTCCGAAGGCGCCGCCCGCACCGTCGGCGTCGACACCGTCCGGGCCCTCGCCTTCGCCCCGGACGGTCGCACCGTCGCGGACGTCGGCCGACAGGGCCTGCTGCGCCGGTGGGACCTCACCGCCGCCGCGCCGGTCGCCACCCTGACCGGTCCGGGCCAGGCGCTCAACGGTCTGGCGTTCCTGCCCGACGGCCGCGTCCTGGTGGCCGGCGACAACGGTGCCGCGCCGCTGTGGAGCCTCGACCCGGACACGGCCGCCCGCGAGGCCTGCACCGTGCTGCGCCCGCCCGTCCCACGGCGCGACTGGCTGCGTCTGGCCCCCGGCAGCCCTTACCGTCCCACCTGCCCCTGA
- a CDS encoding protein kinase domain-containing protein: protein MHAVEPIRSVGKGRYVLEAPLGAGGMASVYRARDTVLGRTVAVKTLHADLARDPSFRARFRREAQAVAALNHPNIVAVHDSGEDDGADGTVQFIVMEYVEGRSLRELVRDRTAPAPASALPLDLALSVTASVLDALECSHRRGLVHRDIKPANVMFTADGTVKVMDFGIARALQSDATAMTRTGTVLGTPQYLSPEQALGRPADARSDLYSVGCMLFELLTGSLPFDGESTMSVLYQHVQQPPPAPSSLDPSLPPAVDAVVARALRKDPAERYPSAGSMAEELRRIAAGEPLAEPTPTVVTPVHDAPTVTAGTVPADGGADPGHAEAPDATTGTTAGGGTSTVGRESFTVDGDPAERITMRTGTPGDDGRGDGRTFTTTVRLGTHPRSADARRTVRNLRIFTGLAFSVIVLLIAGAGFGAPYLFGGVGHASHTPDPRATGPYLWCDPDVSNGHLNPPSFTGMSADEARTCAEIAGLRIDQKTTTGTKYDKDTVTRQEPSTTQSVGRGGTVTVWVSTGGDPRAKGDLATCELEEQHGRIPVPWLKGRTVAETRLCADIARVTLREAGTVQDALVPAGQVAKQEPAEGNVARGDTVTVWISSGGDPRAVGALSGCDFYTTSDRPQAPRLEFMTVENARSCAEIAGLKLEEHAVADGIRSGGQIVRQEPSGGAHVDPGATLKIWVSSGP from the coding sequence GTGCACGCAGTCGAGCCGATCCGGTCGGTCGGCAAGGGCCGCTACGTCCTGGAGGCCCCGCTGGGTGCGGGCGGTATGGCCTCCGTGTACCGCGCCCGCGACACGGTACTGGGCCGTACGGTCGCGGTGAAGACCCTCCACGCCGACCTGGCACGCGACCCGTCGTTCCGTGCGCGATTCCGCCGTGAGGCCCAGGCGGTGGCGGCGCTCAACCACCCCAACATCGTGGCCGTCCACGACAGCGGCGAGGACGACGGCGCCGACGGCACGGTGCAGTTCATCGTGATGGAGTACGTCGAGGGGCGGTCCCTGCGCGAGCTGGTCCGGGACCGCACCGCACCCGCGCCCGCTTCCGCGCTCCCCCTGGATCTGGCACTGAGCGTGACGGCGTCGGTCCTGGACGCGCTCGAGTGCAGTCACCGGCGCGGGCTGGTCCACCGGGACATCAAGCCGGCCAACGTGATGTTCACCGCCGACGGCACCGTCAAGGTCATGGACTTCGGCATCGCGCGGGCGCTGCAGTCCGACGCCACCGCGATGACCCGGACCGGTACCGTGCTCGGCACGCCGCAGTACCTCTCCCCCGAGCAGGCCCTGGGCCGGCCCGCGGACGCGCGTTCCGACCTCTACTCGGTCGGCTGCATGCTCTTCGAACTCCTCACCGGGAGCCTGCCCTTCGACGGCGAGAGCACCATGAGCGTGCTCTACCAGCACGTCCAGCAGCCCCCGCCGGCGCCGTCCTCGCTCGACCCCTCGCTGCCCCCGGCCGTGGACGCCGTCGTGGCCAGGGCGCTGCGCAAGGACCCCGCCGAGCGGTACCCGAGTGCCGGGTCCATGGCCGAGGAGCTCCGTCGCATCGCCGCGGGCGAACCGCTCGCCGAACCCACTCCGACCGTCGTCACCCCCGTCCACGACGCCCCCACCGTCACCGCCGGGACCGTCCCGGCCGACGGCGGGGCCGACCCGGGCCACGCCGAGGCCCCGGACGCCACCACCGGGACGACCGCCGGCGGCGGCACCTCCACCGTCGGCCGGGAGAGCTTCACCGTCGACGGCGATCCTGCCGAACGGATCACGATGCGCACCGGCACGCCCGGCGACGACGGCCGGGGTGACGGCCGGACGTTCACGACGACCGTCCGTCTCGGCACCCACCCACGATCGGCCGACGCCCGGCGGACCGTCCGCAACCTGAGGATCTTCACCGGACTGGCCTTCTCCGTCATCGTGCTGCTGATCGCGGGGGCCGGCTTCGGCGCGCCCTACCTCTTCGGGGGCGTCGGTCACGCCTCGCACACGCCGGATCCACGGGCCACCGGCCCCTACCTCTGGTGCGACCCCGACGTCTCGAACGGCCACCTCAACCCGCCCTCGTTCACCGGCATGTCGGCGGACGAGGCCAGGACGTGTGCCGAGATCGCCGGGCTGAGGATCGATCAGAAGACCACCACCGGCACCAAGTACGACAAGGACACCGTCACCCGGCAGGAACCCTCGACCACGCAGTCGGTCGGCCGGGGCGGCACCGTCACCGTCTGGGTGTCGACGGGCGGCGACCCCCGCGCCAAGGGCGATCTCGCCACCTGCGAGCTCGAGGAGCAGCACGGCAGGATCCCGGTGCCCTGGCTCAAGGGCAGGACCGTGGCCGAGACCCGGCTCTGCGCGGACATCGCCCGGGTGACCCTGAGGGAGGCGGGAACCGTCCAGGACGCGCTGGTGCCGGCCGGTCAGGTGGCCAAGCAGGAGCCGGCCGAGGGGAACGTCGCCCGGGGTGACACGGTCACGGTGTGGATCTCCTCCGGCGGGGACCCGAGAGCGGTGGGCGCCCTGTCCGGCTGCGACTTCTACACGACCAGCGACCGGCCCCAGGCGCCCAGGCTGGAGTTCATGACCGTCGAGAATGCCCGCTCGTGCGCGGAGATCGCCGGTCTCAAGCTCGAGGAGCACGCGGTCGCGGACGGCATCCGGTCCGGCGGCCAGATCGTCCGGCAGGAGCCGTCCGGCGGTGCGCACGTCGACCCCGGCGCCACCCTGAAGATCTGGGTGTCGTCCGGCCCCTGA
- a CDS encoding UBP-type zinc finger domain-containing protein — MSAHGGWTVATDPGLVVQRTCEHLDQAGEFPLPAVRECEDCRAAGTGWVHLRQCLVCGHVACCDSSPKRHAYAHAQAHGGHDLARSIERGEEWAWCYADDLFLRPAR; from the coding sequence GTGAGCGCCCACGGCGGCTGGACGGTCGCCACCGATCCGGGCCTGGTGGTGCAGCGCACCTGCGAGCACCTCGACCAGGCCGGGGAGTTCCCGCTGCCCGCCGTGCGGGAGTGCGAGGACTGCCGTGCTGCCGGGACGGGGTGGGTGCACCTGCGCCAGTGCCTCGTCTGCGGGCACGTGGCCTGCTGCGACAGCTCCCCGAAGCGGCACGCGTACGCCCACGCGCAGGCCCACGGCGGTCACGACCTCGCCAGGTCGATCGAACGCGGCGAGGAGTGGGCGTGGTGCTATGCGGACGACCTCTTCCTCCGCCCGGCACGCTGA
- a CDS encoding PP2C family protein-serine/threonine phosphatase: protein MSSPWPRYVRLAPWLLIVGGLVWDSLEPADYWGDPMLAAASVLAGSLFSLRETLAVGAASVAGVLVLTARDDSIGTRAGYLELANTLFAALLGVWVNRVIARHGRTLATVRSVAEAAQQAVLPAPPERLGQLSIAACYRAAQTEALIGGDAYAVVRTSLGVRMLIADVRGKGLQAVSVVSVLLGAFRENAHRAEDLPALAEGLEQALARESTDREEEVRMEGFVTALLVEFPPDQDVLRTLNRGHPGPYLLDGAGGGVRLLDAADPGLPLGLGDLSDLGGSRAMAEVRPFPPGTSLLLVTDGVTEARNAAGTFYDPVTRLAPLGPFEGPQQLIDAVVRDVERWTGGSRDDDMAILAVTRAADRPPAGRPGSGPGG, encoded by the coding sequence ATGTCCTCCCCGTGGCCACGGTACGTGCGCCTCGCGCCCTGGCTGCTGATCGTCGGAGGGCTCGTCTGGGATTCGCTCGAACCGGCCGACTACTGGGGCGATCCGATGCTGGCGGCCGCGTCCGTGCTCGCCGGGTCGCTGTTCTCCCTGCGCGAGACCCTGGCGGTGGGTGCGGCGAGCGTGGCGGGCGTCCTCGTCCTGACGGCCCGTGACGACTCGATCGGGACACGTGCCGGCTACCTGGAGCTGGCGAACACCCTGTTCGCGGCCCTGCTCGGTGTCTGGGTCAACCGGGTCATCGCCCGCCACGGGCGCACGCTCGCCACGGTCCGATCAGTGGCCGAGGCGGCCCAGCAGGCCGTCCTCCCGGCTCCGCCCGAGCGGCTCGGGCAGCTGTCGATCGCCGCCTGCTACCGCGCCGCCCAGACGGAGGCGCTGATCGGCGGCGACGCCTACGCGGTCGTCCGGACCTCCCTCGGGGTCCGGATGCTGATCGCGGACGTCCGCGGCAAGGGCCTCCAGGCGGTATCCGTGGTGTCCGTGCTCCTGGGCGCCTTCCGTGAGAACGCCCACCGGGCCGAGGATCTCCCCGCGCTCGCCGAGGGCCTGGAACAGGCGCTGGCGCGGGAGAGCACCGACCGGGAGGAGGAGGTGCGGATGGAGGGCTTCGTCACTGCGCTGCTCGTCGAGTTCCCGCCGGATCAGGACGTGCTGCGCACGCTCAACCGCGGCCACCCCGGGCCGTACCTGCTGGACGGAGCGGGTGGGGGTGTCAGGCTGCTCGACGCCGCGGATCCGGGGCTGCCGCTCGGCCTGGGCGACCTGAGCGACCTGGGCGGGAGCCGCGCCATGGCGGAGGTCCGGCCGTTCCCGCCCGGCACCTCGCTGCTCCTGGTCACCGACGGGGTGACGGAGGCCCGCAACGCCGCCGGGACGTTCTACGACCCGGTAACCCGGCTGGCTCCGCTCGGACCGTTCGAGGGGCCGCAGCAGCTCATCGACGCCGTGGTGCGGGACGTGGAGCGGTGGACCGGCGGATCCCGGGACGACGACATGGCGATCCTCGCCGTCACGCGGGCCGCGGACCGGCCCCCGGCCGGCCGACCCGGCAGCGGTCCGGGCGGCTGA
- a CDS encoding NADPH-dependent F420 reductase, whose product MTTIAVLGNGRVGGNLATALTRAGHEVTVADRTPGAAADAARAARIVINATPGDGSLDRLAALREELRGKILVDVSNATTDGPDGLPAALLYPGSSLAEQLQEALPETRVVKTLNTMLFPVMTAPAMLSQPPTAFLSGEDPQAKQTVRDLLTDLGWHKEWITDLGGIQTASATEAAILFVPLVIRSSGFTPFAISIAR is encoded by the coding sequence ATGACCACGATCGCCGTTCTCGGAAACGGCCGCGTCGGCGGCAACCTGGCCACAGCCCTCACCCGGGCAGGGCATGAGGTGACCGTGGCGGACCGCACTCCGGGCGCCGCCGCCGACGCCGCCCGCGCAGCCCGGATCGTCATCAACGCCACCCCGGGCGACGGCTCGCTGGACCGGCTCGCCGCCCTGCGCGAGGAACTGCGCGGCAAGATCCTCGTCGACGTCTCCAACGCCACCACGGACGGACCGGACGGACTGCCCGCCGCCCTGCTCTACCCCGGATCGAGCCTCGCCGAGCAACTTCAGGAAGCGCTCCCCGAAACCCGCGTCGTCAAGACCCTCAACACCATGCTCTTCCCGGTGATGACCGCACCGGCCATGCTCTCCCAGCCACCGACCGCGTTCCTCTCCGGCGAGGACCCCCAAGCCAAGCAGACCGTCCGCGACCTGCTCACCGACCTCGGCTGGCACAAGGAGTGGATCACCGACCTCGGCGGGATCCAGACCGCCAGCGCCACGGAGGCCGCGATCCTCTTCGTCCCGCTCGTCATCCGCTCCAGCGGATTCACACCCTTCGCGATCTCGATCGCCCGCTGA
- a CDS encoding 3'(2'),5'-bisphosphate nucleotidase CysQ has translation MSETLQTTDVAASDADVLDQTAAAVREAGSALRERFGEVVRYRNREELMRALAANDDTALDILRPRLTSLRPDAGWVEDELDGGALPPGEWWVVDPAEGNVNHLHALPEWAVTATLVRDNQPVLTAVHLPLTGETYTALTGAGAHLDGRPLTVSPTTDLGLSIVATSQARPDEDEKVVRRVGSSITAMLFDALVVRTAVPATLHLLNVAAGRIDAFWQFAGARADLLPGALLATEAGGRISDAEGRPWTPQSESLLAAAPGIHAQAVATLSR, from the coding sequence ATGTCCGAAACGCTTCAGACCACTGACGTCGCCGCCTCCGACGCCGACGTGCTCGACCAGACCGCGGCCGCCGTGCGTGAGGCGGGTTCTGCGCTGCGCGAGCGCTTCGGCGAGGTGGTCCGCTACCGGAACCGCGAAGAGCTGATGCGCGCGCTCGCCGCCAACGACGACACGGCCCTCGACATCCTGCGCCCCCGACTCACGAGCCTGCGCCCGGACGCCGGCTGGGTGGAGGACGAGCTGGACGGCGGGGCGCTGCCGCCCGGCGAATGGTGGGTCGTGGATCCGGCCGAAGGCAACGTCAACCACCTCCACGCCCTGCCCGAGTGGGCGGTGACCGCCACCCTCGTGCGCGACAACCAGCCGGTGCTCACCGCGGTCCACCTGCCGCTGACCGGCGAGACCTACACCGCGCTCACCGGCGCGGGCGCCCACCTCGACGGCCGGCCGCTCACCGTCTCCCCCACTACGGACCTCGGCCTGAGCATCGTGGCCACCAGCCAGGCCCGGCCCGACGAGGACGAGAAGGTCGTGCGACGCGTCGGCTCCTCGATCACCGCGATGCTCTTCGACGCGCTCGTCGTCCGCACCGCCGTGCCCGCGACCCTGCACCTGCTGAACGTGGCCGCCGGCCGGATCGACGCCTTCTGGCAGTTCGCCGGCGCCCGCGCGGACCTGCTCCCCGGAGCACTGCTCGCCACCGAGGCCGGCGGACGGATCTCCGACGCCGAGGGCCGCCCCTGGACCCCGCAGAGCGAGAGCCTCCTGGCGGCCGCGCCCGGTATCCACGCCCAGGCCGTCGCCACCCTCTCCCGCTGA
- a CDS encoding LysR family transcriptional regulator, with translation MQLDLNLLAALDALLEEGSVAGAAARLHVTAPAMSRSLGRIRRTTGDQILVRTGRTMTPTPYAIAVREQVHALLHQVREVLAPSRELDLATLERTFTLRWHDSLVALSGPALLAAVREQAPGVRLRFVAESSVDTPELRRGEVDLEANANRPSAPDIRAEKVGETRLVIVVRHGHPLTRGRTVTAERYAAAEHVTASRRGNLSNALDDALAQLGLTRRVVATAPTEAAALEFARGSDLLITVPEATTRSAVADLGLVVLPLPLELPSAPVYLSWHQRYDTDHAHAWLRGLARTALAVCGAS, from the coding sequence ATGCAATTGGACTTGAACCTGCTCGCCGCGCTCGACGCGCTGCTGGAGGAGGGCAGTGTGGCCGGGGCGGCCGCGCGCCTGCATGTCACCGCCCCCGCGATGAGCCGGAGTCTGGGCCGAATCCGGCGCACGACCGGGGACCAGATCCTGGTGCGCACCGGCCGCACGATGACCCCGACGCCGTATGCGATCGCCGTCCGGGAACAGGTGCACGCGCTGCTGCACCAGGTCCGGGAGGTACTGGCACCGAGCCGTGAACTCGATCTGGCAACGCTGGAGCGCACCTTCACACTCCGCTGGCACGATTCCCTGGTCGCCTTGAGCGGCCCCGCACTGCTCGCGGCCGTGCGCGAACAGGCGCCGGGCGTGCGATTGCGCTTCGTCGCGGAATCGAGCGTCGACACCCCCGAGTTGCGGCGCGGCGAGGTCGACCTGGAGGCGAACGCCAACCGTCCGAGCGCACCGGACATCCGTGCCGAGAAGGTGGGTGAGACCCGCCTCGTCATCGTCGTGAGGCACGGGCACCCCCTCACCCGTGGCAGGACCGTCACCGCGGAGCGGTACGCCGCCGCTGAGCACGTCACCGCCTCGCGACGTGGGAACCTCAGCAACGCCCTCGACGACGCCCTCGCACAACTCGGCCTCACCCGCCGCGTGGTGGCCACCGCGCCCACGGAAGCGGCAGCGCTGGAGTTCGCACGCGGTTCCGATCTGCTGATCACCGTCCCCGAAGCCACCACGCGGTCCGCAGTCGCCGACCTCGGCCTGGTCGTGCTCCCCCTCCCTCTCGAACTGCCGTCGGCGCCGGTATACCTGTCGTGGCATCAGCGCTACGACACCGACCACGCCCACGCCTGGCTGCGCGGTCTGGCGCGAACCGCGCTGGCCGTGTGCGGAGCGTCGTAG